Proteins co-encoded in one Nitrospira sp. genomic window:
- a CDS encoding aminodeoxychorismate/anthranilate synthase component II, which produces MLLVIDNYDSFTYNLVQYLGELGEDVQVYRNDQITLDQIEDLHPSRLVISPGPCTPREAGISVDAIRRFGGKLPILGVCLGHQSMAVAYGGEVIRAPRLMHGKTSQIKHDGKTIFQSLPNPFVATRYHSLIVNRGNLPECCEISAETVEGEIMGIRHKTLGVEGVQFHPESILTTVGKDLLRNFLTL; this is translated from the coding sequence ATGCTACTCGTCATCGATAACTACGACTCCTTCACGTACAACCTCGTTCAGTATCTCGGGGAATTGGGTGAGGATGTGCAGGTCTATCGAAACGACCAGATCACGCTCGACCAGATTGAGGACTTACATCCAAGCCGTCTTGTGATTTCACCGGGACCGTGCACACCACGGGAAGCCGGTATTTCAGTCGACGCGATCCGTCGGTTTGGGGGGAAGTTGCCCATTCTTGGTGTCTGTTTGGGGCATCAGTCGATGGCTGTTGCCTATGGAGGAGAAGTCATCCGCGCTCCCCGCTTGATGCATGGGAAGACGTCACAGATCAAACACGACGGCAAGACCATCTTTCAGTCGTTACCCAACCCCTTTGTAGCGACGCGCTATCATTCTCTGATCGTCAATCGAGGCAATCTTCCGGAATGTTGTGAAATTTCTGCTGAAACGGTCGAGGGCGAGATTATGGGAATCCGCCACAAAACACTGGGTGTCGAAGGGGTCCAATTCCATCCAGAATCGATTCTGACGACCGTTGGGAAAGATCTACTACGCAACTTCTTAACGCTCTAG
- a CDS encoding LysM peptidoglycan-binding domain-containing protein, with product MQKGEQQVCERIQKIISLGILLCGGWLVSGCVVLEEKHNAEKARSLNFQRLLAQEEKRTAELDSEVRHVKAELSEFEARNRELSAQVQVAREQMGRLQEEAEAIREATVLERKALEDMQRKGQAPLAKPKKAELPKAVSGGHSGGHLSDKGMAALTEPASPMKVTPGMVHVVKAGETLYSISRRYGVEVDKLKKSNKLPDDIVEIGQKILVGAE from the coding sequence ATGCAGAAGGGAGAGCAGCAGGTCTGTGAGCGAATCCAGAAGATTATTTCATTAGGAATACTGCTCTGTGGTGGGTGGTTGGTCAGTGGGTGTGTGGTATTAGAGGAAAAACACAACGCGGAAAAAGCGCGAAGCCTGAATTTTCAGCGCCTCCTGGCACAGGAAGAGAAACGGACAGCAGAGCTGGACAGTGAAGTCAGGCACGTCAAGGCCGAACTGTCTGAATTTGAAGCGAGGAATCGCGAGCTATCTGCACAAGTGCAGGTGGCACGTGAGCAGATGGGGCGTCTTCAAGAGGAGGCAGAAGCAATCAGGGAAGCGACGGTGCTGGAACGAAAAGCCTTGGAGGATATGCAGAGAAAGGGCCAGGCCCCTCTAGCCAAACCGAAAAAAGCCGAATTGCCGAAAGCTGTTTCCGGCGGTCACAGCGGTGGTCATCTTTCAGACAAAGGCATGGCGGCTCTGACTGAGCCGGCTTCTCCGATGAAGGTCACACCGGGGATGGTGCATGTGGTCAAAGCGGGGGAAACGCTCTATAGCATTAGCAGGCGGTATGGCGTTGAGGTCGATAAGTTGAAGAAGTCGAATAAATTGCCGGATGACATCGTTGAGATCGGACAGAAGATCCTGGTGGGGGCAGAGTAA
- the trpD gene encoding anthranilate phosphoribosyltransferase, translating to MIKDALAKLADRTDLSAQEAEMVMLEIMDGAATSAQMAAYLMGLRQKGETVEEVVGSVRAMRERATRIRVGSSIVVDTCGTGGDGADTFNISTTAAFVVAGAGITVAKHGNRSVSSRSGSADVLSMLGVKIDLEPSRVADCIDEVGIGFLFAPLYHGAMKQCAGVRQEMGIRTILNVLGPLANPAGATHQVLGVYDAKWTDILGRVLLELGSQHCFVIHGLDGLDEITLSDRTRVAEGKSGVVSSYFIAPEEFEVRRVARKEFVGGSPEENARVTKEILQGRKGARRDIVCLNAAPAMVVGQKAKTLTDGFRLAQQTIDSGAASEKLDRLIAFTKTA from the coding sequence ATGATCAAAGACGCGCTCGCCAAATTAGCCGACCGAACTGATCTATCCGCGCAAGAGGCCGAAATGGTCATGCTGGAGATCATGGATGGGGCTGCGACCTCGGCTCAGATGGCTGCCTATCTCATGGGACTCAGGCAAAAAGGTGAAACGGTCGAGGAAGTTGTTGGTTCGGTACGCGCCATGCGGGAACGAGCAACCCGAATCAGAGTCGGGTCGTCGATTGTTGTTGATACCTGCGGAACGGGTGGGGATGGGGCTGATACATTTAATATTTCCACGACCGCAGCATTCGTGGTCGCTGGGGCCGGCATTACCGTGGCCAAGCATGGGAATCGCTCAGTATCATCCAGATCCGGTAGTGCGGATGTGCTGAGCATGCTCGGTGTAAAAATTGACCTCGAGCCGAGCCGTGTGGCCGACTGTATCGACGAAGTGGGCATCGGGTTCTTGTTTGCGCCGCTCTACCACGGCGCGATGAAGCAGTGTGCCGGGGTTCGACAGGAAATGGGAATCCGGACCATTCTGAACGTGCTTGGCCCATTAGCCAATCCAGCCGGTGCCACGCATCAAGTGCTGGGGGTCTATGATGCCAAGTGGACAGATATCCTCGGGCGTGTCCTCCTGGAGCTAGGATCGCAACATTGTTTCGTGATTCATGGTCTGGATGGCTTGGACGAGATCACCTTGTCGGACCGAACGAGAGTCGCCGAGGGAAAGAGTGGTGTCGTGTCGAGTTACTTTATCGCGCCGGAGGAGTTCGAGGTTCGGCGTGTAGCGCGAAAAGAATTCGTCGGTGGCTCACCGGAGGAAAATGCACGGGTCACGAAAGAGATTCTGCAGGGCCGGAAGGGGGCGAGGCGGGACATCGTGTGCCTGAATGCCGCTCCCGCGATGGTTGTCGGTCAAAAAGCGAAAACGCTCACAGACGGATTCCGTCTTGCACAACAGACGATCGACTCCGGCGCCGCCTCCGAGAAGCTGGATCGGCTCATTGCGTTCACCAAGACAGCGTGA
- the trpC gene encoding indole-3-glycerol phosphate synthase TrpC, translating into MILDRILEHKRAELRHKQSRSYLADLKAAIRDAPPVLGFAVTLDATRSPTAPALIAEIKKASPSLGLLREDFSDKFDYLGLARIYQEHGAAALSVLTDKEFFQGDLRYLAEIKRALPIPALNKEFMVGDIQFYEARAHGADAVLLIVAALERRQLMDFHALATELGMDSLFETHHERELDTVLEWIPTARMIGINNRDLKTFTTDLNVTFRLAKRIPSDKLIISESGIHKREDVTKLNDAGVHAMLIGESLIRAEHTGDKVRELLGLAARGEGAA; encoded by the coding sequence ATGATTCTCGATCGTATTCTTGAGCACAAGCGAGCGGAACTCAGGCACAAACAGAGCCGTTCCTATCTGGCCGACCTCAAGGCGGCGATTCGAGATGCCCCGCCGGTTCTTGGGTTTGCCGTCACTCTGGATGCCACACGGTCTCCCACCGCCCCAGCCTTGATCGCGGAAATCAAGAAAGCGTCGCCGAGCCTTGGGCTTTTGCGAGAAGATTTTTCAGACAAGTTTGATTATCTCGGGCTTGCGCGCATTTACCAGGAGCATGGAGCAGCGGCCCTGTCCGTCTTGACCGACAAGGAGTTTTTTCAAGGCGACCTTCGGTATCTTGCAGAGATCAAGCGCGCACTTCCGATCCCGGCGCTCAATAAGGAATTCATGGTCGGGGACATTCAGTTTTATGAGGCGCGGGCCCACGGCGCCGATGCCGTCTTGCTGATTGTGGCGGCGTTGGAGCGACGGCAACTGATGGACTTCCACGCCTTGGCTACTGAACTTGGGATGGATAGCCTGTTTGAAACACACCATGAGCGAGAACTGGATACGGTATTGGAATGGATTCCTACGGCACGGATGATCGGGATCAACAATCGAGACCTAAAAACGTTCACAACTGATCTCAATGTCACGTTTCGTCTGGCAAAACGGATTCCGTCCGATAAGTTGATCATCAGCGAAAGCGGGATTCATAAGCGAGAGGACGTGACAAAGCTAAACGACGCTGGTGTACACGCCATGTTGATCGGAGAGTCGCTCATTCGTGCCGAGCACACAGGGGACAAAGTCCGAGAGTTACTCGGCCTGGCTGCTCGCGGTGAAGGGGCCGCCTAA
- a CDS encoding phosphoribosylanthranilate isomerase translates to MKIKICGITNVEDATVAVEAGADALGFVMYRKSPRWVEPTVVRSIIAGLPPFVFPVGVFVNEEADRVRALMDECGFALAQLHGDESSLYCHNLGRPALKALRFKDRGTFLALAEFQGRANVRGFLIDAFSDQAYGGTGKTVDWTLAQDAARSTPIILAGGLTPMNVAEAIAQVRPYGVDVSSGVEQSPGKKDPDKVKAFIQAARLVPVE, encoded by the coding sequence ATGAAGATTAAAATCTGCGGGATTACCAATGTCGAAGACGCGACCGTTGCAGTCGAGGCCGGTGCGGATGCGTTGGGGTTTGTCATGTACCGCAAAAGCCCACGTTGGGTAGAGCCGACAGTCGTGAGATCCATCATAGCCGGTCTTCCGCCGTTTGTGTTCCCGGTGGGGGTGTTTGTCAACGAAGAGGCCGACAGGGTTCGCGCACTTATGGATGAATGTGGCTTTGCCTTGGCTCAACTTCATGGAGATGAATCATCCCTCTATTGCCACAATCTTGGCCGTCCAGCGCTGAAGGCCCTTCGATTCAAGGATCGTGGTACCTTTCTCGCCCTGGCAGAATTCCAAGGGCGTGCCAATGTGCGAGGGTTTCTCATCGATGCATTTTCGGACCAGGCCTATGGTGGGACCGGGAAGACGGTTGACTGGACCTTAGCGCAGGATGCCGCTCGCTCGACACCCATCATCTTGGCAGGAGGACTCACGCCGATGAATGTGGCTGAGGCAATTGCTCAGGTTCGTCCCTACGGAGTGGATGTGAGCAGTGGGGTGGAGCAGAGTCCCGGCAAGAAAGATCCGGACAAAGTGAAGGCGTTTATTCAAGCAGCCAGGCTTGTTCCAGTCGAATAA
- the trpE gene encoding anthranilate synthase component I, producing the protein MRAATYSLTLDEFRSYAKQGNLIPLFREILADHDTPVSAFAKIDHGPSAYLLESIQGGEKWARYSFLGSGSPLVIYEDRGDLCVKKGSDCRRIPSRGAPLDRLREIMETYRPVTVPDLPPFVGGAVGYLGYDIVQTFEDLPSRKKEHLDVPDFAFVLTETLLIFDNVSQKIKVVANAQVKSQSERDIRSAYREATGRIEAMIARIRRPLRPVKPRRRRTPIRFTVNMSKAKFEKIVSRAQDYIRAGDIFQCVLSQRWETNLQAPPFQLYRALRLVNPSPYMYYIRIAGVELVGSSPEILVRCEDGVVSVRPIAGTRRRGATMDEDVELERRLLADAKERAEHIMLVDLGRNDVGRVAEQGSVHVESLMNVERYSHVMHMVSNVTGTLCPDKTVYDVLKACFPAGTVSGAPKIRAMEIIEELEPTRRGPYAGAVGYISFSGNMDMCINIRTVVVSRRRAFIQAGAGIVADSNPEHEYEETCNKSRAMMKAIELAEQGLE; encoded by the coding sequence ATGCGGGCAGCGACCTATTCACTCACTCTGGATGAGTTTCGCTCATACGCAAAGCAGGGCAATCTCATTCCGTTATTCCGTGAAATCTTGGCGGACCACGATACGCCGGTCTCGGCCTTTGCCAAGATCGATCATGGGCCCTCAGCCTATTTATTGGAGAGTATTCAAGGGGGAGAAAAGTGGGCCAGATATTCCTTTCTTGGAAGCGGGTCTCCGCTCGTCATCTACGAGGATCGTGGCGATCTGTGTGTGAAGAAGGGTTCGGATTGCCGGCGAATCCCTAGCCGAGGCGCGCCACTGGACCGTCTGCGTGAAATCATGGAGACCTACCGCCCCGTCACGGTTCCGGATCTGCCTCCTTTTGTCGGTGGAGCGGTCGGGTACCTCGGCTACGACATCGTGCAGACGTTCGAGGATCTTCCCTCTCGCAAGAAGGAACACCTCGATGTTCCGGACTTTGCATTTGTATTGACTGAGACGCTGCTCATTTTCGACAACGTCTCGCAGAAGATCAAGGTTGTGGCCAATGCACAGGTAAAGTCCCAGTCGGAACGAGACATTCGTTCGGCCTATCGTGAGGCAACAGGCAGGATCGAAGCGATGATTGCCAGAATCCGTCGACCGCTTCGACCTGTCAAGCCGAGGCGTCGGCGAACGCCGATTCGTTTCACAGTCAACATGAGCAAGGCGAAATTTGAGAAGATCGTGTCTCGTGCGCAGGACTACATCAGGGCTGGCGATATCTTTCAGTGTGTCTTGTCGCAACGATGGGAAACAAATCTCCAGGCTCCCCCGTTTCAGCTCTATCGGGCCCTGCGCCTCGTGAATCCATCGCCCTACATGTATTACATCAGAATTGCGGGGGTTGAACTGGTCGGCTCGTCTCCTGAAATTCTTGTACGATGTGAGGATGGGGTGGTCTCGGTACGCCCGATTGCCGGCACCAGACGGCGTGGCGCAACGATGGATGAGGACGTGGAATTGGAACGCCGTCTTCTTGCTGATGCGAAGGAACGGGCCGAGCACATTATGCTGGTGGATCTTGGACGCAATGATGTCGGTCGTGTGGCTGAACAGGGGTCCGTCCACGTCGAGTCGTTGATGAATGTTGAACGGTACTCGCACGTCATGCATATGGTCTCCAATGTCACCGGTACGCTGTGCCCGGACAAGACGGTGTATGATGTGCTGAAGGCCTGCTTTCCCGCTGGTACCGTGTCCGGCGCACCAAAAATCAGGGCGATGGAAATCATCGAGGAACTTGAGCCGACCAGACGCGGCCCCTATGCCGGTGCCGTCGGCTACATCAGCTTTTCAGGGAATATGGATATGTGCATCAATATCCGCACGGTTGTGGTCTCGCGCCGTCGAGCCTTCATTCAGGCCGGGGCGGGCATCGTCGCTGACTCGAACCCGGAACATGAGTATGAGGAAACCTGCAACAAATCCCGCGCCATGATGAAGGCGATTGAACTGGCGGAACAGGGGCTGGAATAG
- the ligA gene encoding NAD-dependent DNA ligase LigA, whose protein sequence is MRQGSLHNDSLPSSKATPAEQERLAHLKGQIRHHDYLYYIKDQPEISDGEYDRLFRELTNLERTYPELVTPDSPTQRVGASPLDTLGKVQHERPMLSLDSLMNSEEVLAFDQRMKRELGTNHIGYTVEPKFDGLSVEIVYDHGTFVRGSTRGDGQVGEDITINLRTIRSLPLQLETGSYPDHLVVRGEVYMRLSDFHALNRRMTERGDDAFANPRNAAAGSLRQLDSHITASRPLVLTCYEVTAMTGPHPPSHWAELEMLAMCGLPIPHLRQRCESIDQVLVFHRETEDQRDNLPYEIDGVVVKVDRADWQAQLGMKSRSPRWAIAFKFPPRKEITEVQDIVISVGRTGALTPLALLKPVDVGGVTISRATLHNADEVARKDIRVGDTVRVERAGDVIPAITERIPILNEVRSDPFHMPLHCPICNSTVAREGAYFYCTGQAACPAQLKGAIEHFVSKTALNIDGLGKKTVAQLVDLGLVRDLSDLYRLRAEQLLELEGFAERSSTLLLNALAQSKHVSLDRFLMGLGIRQVGQHIAKVLAKEFGSLDAIMSANCVRFQEVREIGPEISESLVSYFQERSNRRVIDELRILGVSIIDTPPAQSSAALPFAGKSFVFTGGLVRLTRDEAKALVERLGATVSSSVSKSTSYVVVGTDPGSKLDQAKKLEVVVLSEEAFLELIAHQQES, encoded by the coding sequence ATGCGACAGGGTTCACTCCATAACGACTCTCTGCCCTCGTCCAAAGCCACTCCAGCCGAGCAAGAGCGACTCGCCCACCTCAAGGGCCAAATCCGGCATCATGACTACCTCTATTACATCAAGGATCAGCCTGAGATTTCCGATGGAGAGTATGATCGGTTGTTCCGAGAATTGACCAACTTGGAACGGACGTACCCGGAACTGGTAACCCCCGATTCCCCGACTCAGCGTGTCGGTGCCTCCCCCTTGGACACACTCGGCAAGGTGCAGCATGAACGGCCCATGCTGAGCCTTGATTCCTTGATGAATTCTGAGGAGGTCCTGGCCTTCGATCAACGAATGAAACGGGAGCTAGGTACGAACCACATCGGCTACACGGTCGAGCCTAAATTCGATGGCCTGTCGGTTGAAATTGTCTACGACCACGGGACGTTTGTTCGCGGCTCGACCCGTGGTGACGGACAGGTAGGCGAGGATATCACCATTAATCTCCGCACGATTCGCTCGCTCCCCCTGCAGTTGGAGACTGGATCGTACCCGGATCATTTGGTGGTGCGCGGCGAAGTGTACATGCGCCTTTCCGACTTTCATGCGCTCAATCGACGAATGACCGAGCGGGGGGACGATGCCTTTGCCAACCCACGTAACGCCGCCGCCGGTTCTCTTCGGCAACTCGATTCGCACATTACCGCCTCACGGCCACTCGTCCTCACCTGCTATGAAGTGACGGCAATGACCGGCCCCCATCCCCCGTCGCACTGGGCGGAGCTGGAAATGTTGGCCATGTGTGGGCTTCCGATCCCTCACCTTCGCCAACGATGCGAATCCATCGACCAGGTCTTGGTATTTCACCGGGAAACGGAGGATCAACGCGACAATCTCCCCTATGAAATTGATGGAGTCGTGGTGAAAGTCGATCGCGCGGATTGGCAAGCGCAACTCGGAATGAAATCTAGAAGTCCTCGTTGGGCCATCGCGTTCAAATTTCCTCCTCGGAAGGAGATCACAGAAGTACAGGACATTGTCATTTCCGTTGGCCGAACGGGAGCCTTAACCCCTCTCGCCCTCCTAAAGCCGGTAGACGTGGGTGGGGTCACCATCAGCCGAGCTACCCTCCACAATGCGGACGAGGTGGCAAGAAAGGATATCCGAGTAGGCGACACGGTTCGAGTCGAGCGCGCCGGCGATGTGATTCCGGCAATCACCGAGCGTATCCCTATCTTGAATGAAGTCAGGTCGGACCCTTTCCACATGCCACTTCACTGTCCAATATGCAATTCCACCGTGGCAAGAGAAGGTGCCTACTTCTACTGCACAGGCCAAGCCGCCTGTCCAGCCCAACTGAAAGGTGCCATTGAACACTTCGTATCGAAGACCGCTCTCAATATCGACGGACTGGGTAAGAAAACAGTGGCACAATTGGTCGACCTCGGCCTTGTGAGGGATCTTTCTGACCTCTATCGACTCAGAGCTGAACAACTTCTTGAGTTAGAGGGATTCGCGGAGCGATCCTCAACCCTTCTCCTTAACGCCCTCGCTCAAAGCAAACACGTCTCGCTCGACCGATTTTTGATGGGCCTGGGAATCCGTCAAGTAGGGCAGCACATCGCCAAAGTGCTTGCAAAAGAGTTCGGCTCGCTTGATGCTATCATGTCGGCTAACTGCGTCCGTTTTCAGGAAGTCCGTGAAATTGGTCCTGAAATCTCTGAGAGTTTGGTCTCCTACTTCCAAGAGCGTTCGAACCGACGGGTCATCGATGAATTGCGCATACTCGGCGTTTCGATCATCGACACACCCCCAGCTCAGAGCTCGGCTGCTCTGCCTTTCGCAGGGAAGAGCTTCGTGTTCACCGGTGGATTGGTGAGGCTGACGAGAGATGAGGCCAAGGCGCTGGTCGAACGGTTGGGCGCCACGGTGTCATCCAGTGTCAGTAAGAGTACGAGCTATGTCGTAGTCGGCACAGACCCTGGCTCAAAACTCGATCAGGCGAAGAAACTAGAGGTCGTTGTCCTTAGCGAGGAGGCATTCCTAGAGTTAATAGCGCACCAGCAGGAGAGCTAG